In Cicer arietinum cultivar CDC Frontier isolate Library 1 chromosome 7, Cicar.CDCFrontier_v2.0, whole genome shotgun sequence, a single window of DNA contains:
- the LOC101511723 gene encoding U-box domain-containing protein 43-like, which yields MMVVDLLTSGPTTTAISQIIDTIGEFICYASDVLVQKNSFQELASYLERITPILKELRKEKVSDSETFNRAIDIINHETKDAKLLALECSKKSKVYLLMKCQSIVKRLENHVKELSKALELLPLAASGLSVGILEEIEKLCDNMEANGFKAAVIEEEILEKIESGIRENNCNRSYANNLIILIAETLGITKENSTMKKELEEFKKDIENSRVNKELAEVMHMDQIIALLERADATSSPNERKIKYFAKRKSLGSRILEPLQSFYCPITHDVMVEPVETSSDQTFERSAIEKWFAEGNKLCPMTLIPLDTSVLRPNKTLKQSIEEWKDRNTMITIATLKEKIQFGDDDNEVMHCLKTLQDLCEQKEQHKEWVILEDYMQVLIQILGSKNRDVRIRALSTLCILANDNEEAKERIVIVDNAIDSIVHSLGRRQEERKLAVALLLELSKYDLAREHIGKVQGCILLLVTMSNGDDNQAARDATELLDNLSYSDQNVIQMAKANYFRHLLQRLSAGQDDVKMIMAKTLSEMELTDHNKESLFDGGVLAPLLHLFLHNDLQVKTVATKALRNLSTLKRNGLEMIRQGAVRPFLDLLFQHNIQRSSLWEDVAAIIMQLASSTISQDAGTPILLLESDDDVFGLFPLVSVTQPGVQQNIIQTFCILCQSSSSSYIKTKLNECSAIPELVRFFENENLNLRASAVKLFSCLVESCDKSIVLENVDQKCINTLLQILEFSSDEEEIVSAMEIICHLPEIEQITQWIIDANVLPIIYKYVQDGRDRDNQRSNLVEKAVGALHRFTVPTNLEWQKVAAKTGIITVLVQLLESGTTLTKQRAALCLAEFSKSSARLSRPILKRKGLCCFSGPKEIRCRVHGGICTVMSSFCLLEAEAIGPLTRALGESDSGVCEASLDALLTLIEGEKLESGSKVLAKANAIPLIIKFLSSSSLGLQEKSLQALERIFQLTEFKQMFGASAQMPLVDLTQRNSGRLRSMSARVLAHLNVLHDQSSYF from the exons ATGATGGTTGTAGATTTGTTAACTTCTGGTCCTACTACAACCGCGATTTCTCAAATCATAGATACCATTGGTGAGTTTATATGCTATGCTAGTGATGTACTTGTGCAAAAGAATAGTTTCCAAGAACTTGCATCTTACTTGGAAAGAATTACGCCGATTTTAAAAGAATTGAGAAAAGAAAAAGTGAGTGATTCCGAGACATTCAACCGTGCGATTGATATTATAAATCATGAAACGAAAGATGCAAAGTTATTGGCTCTAGAATGCAGCAAGAAGAGCAAGGTTTATCTACTAATGAAATGTCAGTCGATTGTTAAGCGGTTAGAGAATCACGTGAAGGAACTAAGCAAGGCGCTTGAACTTCTTCCCTTAGCTGCATCAGGTCTTTCTGTTGGAATATTGGAAGAAATTGAAAAGCTTTGTGACAATATGGAGGCCAATGGATTTAAGGCGGCTGTAATAGAAGAagagattttagagaaaatcgAGTCGGGGATAAGGGAAAACAATTGCAACCGTTCCTATGCTAATAATTTGATCATCCTCATTGCTGAGACTCTTGGAATAACAAAAGAGAATTCAACAATGAAGAAGGAACTTGAAGAGTTTAAGAAAGACATTGAAAACTCTCGCGTTAACAAGGAACTGGCTGAAGTTATGCATATGGATCAGATCATTGCTTTGTTGGAAAGAGCCGATGCAACCTCGTCGCCTAACGAAAGGAAAATCAAATACTTTGCAAAACGAAAGTCTTTAGGTAGTCGAATCTTGGAGCCTTTACAGTCATTTTATTGTCCGATCACGCATGATGTTATGGTGGAACCTGTTGAAACTTCATCGGATCAAACATTTGAGAGAAGTGCAATAGAGAAGTGGTTTGCAGAAGGAAACAAGTTGTGTCCTATGACATTGATTCCTTTAGATACATCGGTTTTGAGACCGAACAAAACTTTGAAACAGTCCATAGAAGAATGGAAGGATAGAAATACAATGATTACTATTGctactttaaaagaaaaaattcagTTTGGTGATGATGATAATGAAGTGATGCATTGTCTAAAAACTCTTCAGGATTTGTGTGAGCAAAAAGAGCAACACAAGGAATGGGTGATTCTTGAGGACTATATGCAAGTTCTTATCCAAATTCTTGGTTCGAAAAACCGTGACGTAAGGATTCGTGCTCTTAGCACCCTCTGCATTCTGGCAAATGATAACGAAGAAGCTAAG GAAAGGATTGTAATTGTTGATAATGCAATTGACTCGATTGTCCATTCTCTTGGACGACGTCAGGAGGAAAGGAAATTAGCAGTAGCATTACTGCTTGAGTTATCCAAATATGATTTGGCACGAGAACATATTGGAAAAGTTCAAGGTTGCATACTGCTTTTGGTGACTATGTCTAATGGAGATGATAATCAAGCTGCTAGAGATGCGACCGAGCTATTGGATAATCTTTCATACTCTGATCAGAATGTAATACAGATGGCAAAGGCAAATTATTTCAGGCATTTACTGCAGCGTCTCTCCGCAg GACAAGATGATGTGAAGATGATTATGGCAAAAACTTTATCAGAAATGGAGTTAACTGACCACAATAAAGAGTCCTTATTTGATGGTGGTGTACTAGCTCCTCTACTTCACTTGTTCTTACACAATGATCTTCAGGTGAAAACAGTGGCCACTAAAGCTCTTAGGAATCTATCCACTTTAAAGAGAAATGGACTAGAAATGATTCGACAAGGGGCCGTGCGACCGTTTCTTGACCTCCTTTTCCAACATAACATACAAAGATCAAGTTTATGGGAAGATGTAGCCGCCATAATTATGCAACTTGCTTCATCAACTATCTCTCAAGATGCCGGAACACCGATTTTGTTACTAGAATctgatgatgatgtttttggCCTTTTCCCTCTAGTCAGTGTGACACAACCTGGTGTGCAGCAAAACATTATCCAGACCTTTTGTATCTTGTGTCagtcatcatcttcttcatatatCAAGACCAAGCTAAATGAG TGCTCAGCTATACCAGAACTGGTTAGGTTCTTTGAGAATGAGAATCTAAACCTAcgagcaagcgctgtaaaattgttttcttgCTTGGTTGAGAGTTGCGACAAATCCATTGTACTGGAGAATGTTGATCAGAAATGCATCAATACTTTACTTCAGATCCTAGAATTTTCATCTGATGAAGAGGAAATAGTTTCTGCTATGGAAATAATATGCCATCTTCCAGAAATTGAGCAGATAACTCAGTGGATTATCGATGCTAATGTACTTccaatcatttataaatatgtcCAAGACGGTAGAGACAGAGATAATCAAAGGAGCAACTTAGTCGAGAAAGCTGTCGGTGCTTTACATCGTTTCACAGTTCCAACAAACTTGGAATGGCAAAAAGTTGCAGCCAAAACTGGGATAATCACTGTTTTAGTTCAGTTGCTTGAAAGCGGAACAACGTTGACAAAACAACGTGCGGCGCTGTGTCTTGCCGAGTTTTCTAAAAGCTCGGCTAGGCTCAGCAGACCGATTCTGAAACGCAAAGGACTATGTTGCTTCTCGGGTCCAAAAGAAATTCGCTGCAGAGTTCATGGAGGAATATGCACAGTCATGTCATCATTTTGCCTTTTGGAAGCTGAAGCAATTGGACCACTCACAAGGGCTCTTGGTGAATCTGATTCTGGAGTTTGTGAAGCTTCTTTGGATGCTTTATTAACATTAATTGAAGGTGAAAAACTAGAAAGTGGTAGTAAAGTGCTTGCAAAAGCTAATGCAATaccattaataataaaatttcttagTTCTTCCTCACTTGGGCTGCAAGAAAAGTCTCTACAAGCTTTGGAAAGGATTTTTCAGCTCACAGAGTTCAAACAGATGTTTGGAGCTTCCGCTCAAATGCCTCTAGTTGACTTAACTCAGCGGAATAGCGGTAGACTTCGATCCATGTCGGCTAGAGTATTGGCACATTTGAATGTGCTTCATGATCAGTCTTCATACTTTTAA
- the LOC101511394 gene encoding ras-related protein RABA3-like isoform X1: MIHDGENGNEKIDYYDMEEKIDYVFKVIVIGDSAVGKTQILSRFSKNEFCFDSKSTIGVEFQTRTVIINGKVIKAQIWDTAGQERYRAVTSAYYRGALGAMLVYDITKRQSFDHVAKWVEELRSHSDNTIVIMLVGNKGDLVDLRVVPTEDAIEFADEQGLFFYETSALTGENVETAFIKLFEEINRVVCKKALECGNGYYDAASTIKGSKIDVISGAELEITEIKKLSSCSC, from the exons ATGATCCATGATGGTGAGAATGGAAATGAGAAAATAGATTATTATGATATGGAGGAGAAAATAGATTATGTGTTTAAGGTGATTGTAATTGGGGATTCAGCAGTAGGAAAGACACAAATACTGTCAAGGTTTTCAAAGAATGAGTTCTGTTTTGACTCTAAGTCAACTATTGGAGTTGAATTTCAAACTAGGACTGTTATTATTAATGGTAAAGTTATCAAAGCTCAGATCTGGGATACTGCTGGCCAAGAAAG GTACAGGGCAGTAACAAGTGCATACTACAGAGGAGCATTAGGGGCCATGTTAGTGTATGACATAACAAAAAGACAATCATTTGATCATGTTGCTAAATGGGTTGAGGAACTAAGATCACATTCAGATAACACCATTGTGATCATGCTAGTTGGTAACAAAGGTGACCTTGTTGACTTGAGAGTTGTTCCTACTGAAGATGCAATTGAGTTTGCTGATGAACAAGGACTATTCTTTTATGAGACTTCAGCTCTCACTGGTGAGAATGTTGAGACTGCATTTATCAAATTGTTTGAAGAGATTAATAGGGTGGTTTGTAAGAAGGCATTGGAATGTGGTAATGGTTACTATGATGCTGCTTCTACAATTAAAGGTTCAAAGATTGATGTAATCTCAGGTGCTGAATTAGAAATTACTGAGATCAAGAAATTGTCTTCTTGCTCTTGTTAA
- the LOC101511394 gene encoding ras-related protein RABA3-like isoform X2 yields MIHDGENGNEKIDYYDMEEKIDYVFKVIVIGDSAVGKTQILSRFSKNEFCFDSKSTIGVEFQTRTVIINGKVIKAQIWDTAGQERAVTSAYYRGALGAMLVYDITKRQSFDHVAKWVEELRSHSDNTIVIMLVGNKGDLVDLRVVPTEDAIEFADEQGLFFYETSALTGENVETAFIKLFEEINRVVCKKALECGNGYYDAASTIKGSKIDVISGAELEITEIKKLSSCSC; encoded by the exons ATGATCCATGATGGTGAGAATGGAAATGAGAAAATAGATTATTATGATATGGAGGAGAAAATAGATTATGTGTTTAAGGTGATTGTAATTGGGGATTCAGCAGTAGGAAAGACACAAATACTGTCAAGGTTTTCAAAGAATGAGTTCTGTTTTGACTCTAAGTCAACTATTGGAGTTGAATTTCAAACTAGGACTGTTATTATTAATGGTAAAGTTATCAAAGCTCAGATCTGGGATACTGCTGGCCAAGAAAG GGCAGTAACAAGTGCATACTACAGAGGAGCATTAGGGGCCATGTTAGTGTATGACATAACAAAAAGACAATCATTTGATCATGTTGCTAAATGGGTTGAGGAACTAAGATCACATTCAGATAACACCATTGTGATCATGCTAGTTGGTAACAAAGGTGACCTTGTTGACTTGAGAGTTGTTCCTACTGAAGATGCAATTGAGTTTGCTGATGAACAAGGACTATTCTTTTATGAGACTTCAGCTCTCACTGGTGAGAATGTTGAGACTGCATTTATCAAATTGTTTGAAGAGATTAATAGGGTGGTTTGTAAGAAGGCATTGGAATGTGGTAATGGTTACTATGATGCTGCTTCTACAATTAAAGGTTCAAAGATTGATGTAATCTCAGGTGCTGAATTAGAAATTACTGAGATCAAGAAATTGTCTTCTTGCTCTTGTTAA
- the LOC101511087 gene encoding AAA-ATPase At2g46620, whose product MIFYKTIFLVLLTAVVCFVIRWLLFKTGLIYATKKLQRKLQDCFHVYQYLKVPEFNENMQRNELYRKVSLYLHSLPSLEDSDFTNLITGHNQNDIVLSIDSNQLIEDRFLGATLFWSNKKTEPDRTGAFVLKIRKTDKRRILRSYLRHIHDVSDEITNRGERDLQLFVNVTGSDGGGGRRTRWKSVAFTHPATFETMAMETDLKNKIKSDLESFLKAKQYYRRIGRAWKRSFLLYGESGTGKSSFVAAMANFLSYDVYDVDLSKVRGDSDLKFLLLETTAKSIVVVEDLDRFLTEESDSAAVTASGIQNFMDGILSSCCGEERVMVFTMNSKEFIDPNFLRPGRVDVHIHFPVCDFSSFKTLANSYLGVKEHKLFPQVEEIFRHGASLSPAEIGELMIANRNSPSRAIKSVIGALQTDGDGRGYGDMIVRQIEDGDVDEVQNGVLCGVDGFSTVKDIRKLYGLFRLRNVKRNRSSNLLVNVGG is encoded by the coding sequence ATGATTTTTTACAAAACCATATTCCTAGTTCTCCTCACTGCCGTAGTTTGTTTCGTAATTCGATGGTTATTATTCAAAACGGGATTAATATACGCCACAAAGAAACTGCAAAGAAAGTTACAAGATTGTTTTCACGTTTACCAATACCTCAAAGTCCCCGAATTCAACGAAAACATGCAACGAAATGAGTTATACCGTAAAGTTTCTCTTTATTTACATTCTCTTCCTTCTCTCGAAGATTCTGATTTCACAAATCTCATTACCGGTCACAACCAAAACGATATCGTTTTATCAATAGACTCAAATCAATTAATCGAGGACCGTTTTCTCGGCGCTACTCTATTCTGGTCTAATAAAAAAACCGAACCGGACAGAACCGGTGCGTTCGTTCTCAAAATTAGGAAAACCGATAAACGCCGAATTCTGCGGAGTTATCTCCGCCATATTCACGACGTCTCCGACGAGATAACGAACAGAGGAGAACGTGATTTACAGTTATTCGTTAACGTCACCGGCAGTGACGGCGGTGGTGGCAGACGAACGAGGTGGAAATCTGTTGCGTTTACTCATCCAGCGACGTTTGAAACTATGGCGATGGAAACGGATctgaaaaacaaaatcaaatcgGATCTCGAATCGTTTCTCAAAGCGAAGCAATACTATCGGCGAATTGGCCGAGCGTGGAAACGGAGCTTCCTTTTGTACGGTGAATCCGGTACCGGCAAATCGAGCTTCGTCGCCGCGATGGCGAATTTTCTTTCCTATGATGTTTATGACGTTGATCTCTCTAAGGTTCGCGGCGATTCAGATCTGAAGTTTCTCCTCTTAGAAACGACAGCGAAATCGATCGTCGTCGTGGAAGATCTCGACAGGTTTTTAACGGAGGAATCGGATTCGGCGGCGGTTACGGCGTCGGGAATTCAGAATTTCATGGACGGAATTCTAAGTTCTTGTTGCGGCGAAGAAAGAGTGATGGTGTTCACGATGAACAGTAAGGAGTTTATCGATCCGAATTTTCTTCGACCGGGTCGGGTTGACGTTCATATCCATTTTCCGGTTTGCGATTTCTCGTCGTTCAAGACGCTTGCGAATAGTTACCTTGgagttaaagaacataagctgTTTCCTCAGGTGGAGGAAATTTTCCGGCACGGCGCGAGTTTAAGCCCTGCCGAGATCGGTGAATTGATGATTGCGAATCGGAACTCACCGAGTCGGGCTATAAAATCGGTTATAGGGGCGTTACAAACTGACGGTGATGGGAGGGGGTATGGGGATATGATCGTACGGCAGATAGAGGATGGTGACGTGGACGAAGTTCAAAACGGTGTTCTATGTGGCGTTGATGGATTCTCTACGGTTAAGGATATACGGAAGCTGTATGGTTTGTTTAGATTGCGGAATGTCAAAAGAAATCGCTCGTCGAATTTATTGGTCAACGTGGGGGGATGA